A single genomic interval of Planctomycetia bacterium harbors:
- a CDS encoding Flp family type IVb pilin, translating to MHKLVKKIQSFIRSEDGPTAVEYAVMLALIVVVCLTTIRTLGTNANTTFSKVSTSLTSAS from the coding sequence ATGCATAAGCTAGTCAAGAAAATTCAGTCCTTTATCCGCTCCGAGGATGGTCCGACGGCCGTGGAATACGCCGTGATGTTGGCGCTGATCGTCGTCGTGTGTCTGACCACGATTCGCACACTCGGCACGAACGCCAACACCACGTTTTCTAAAGTCTCGACGTCGCTTACAAGCGCCAGTTGA
- a CDS encoding Flp family type IVb pilin — translation MKTFALKIQKFLKSEDGPTAVEYAVMLALIVVVCLTTIQSLGTNANATFSKVSGSLTSAS, via the coding sequence ATGAAGACATTCGCATTGAAGATCCAGAAGTTTTTGAAGTCGGAAGACGGCCCGACGGCCGTGGAATACGCGGTGATGTTGGCTTTGATCGTGGTGGTCTGCTTGACGACGATTCAATCGCTCGGCACCAACGCCAACGCCACCTTCTCCAAGGTCTCCGGTTCCTTGACCTCGGCTAGCTAA
- a CDS encoding DUF362 domain-containing protein — protein MSKPPADEPQRRESRSGKPDPSASQPGGGSKFDRRALLIAGGAAAIGTGAYPAIRRIVKGRSPVFIAKNQKYDGPLAKTISDGLLASGIDPDRYRGKRVLLKPNLVEPMRGSPQMTTHPAMVVACFEVFKNAGAIVAVGEAPGHMRDTEAALVESRLAEALLDAKLDFADLNYQESRFTANGCGLSKLPGFYFPQAVAEADLIVSMPKLKTHHWVGITVSMKNLYGTLPGNKYGWPKNVLHHNGIPQTVVDINASLPPTIAVVDGIECMEGDGPILGTSKQMGLVVVGADRLAVDSTCARIIGLDPARVTYMQLGYQAGLGQMDDYLITQRGENWRPLYAPFRILDRPHLRQLQTPEAGILTS, from the coding sequence ATGAGCAAGCCGCCGGCAGATGAACCGCAACGCCGAGAATCGCGGTCGGGAAAACCCGATCCATCGGCTTCGCAGCCGGGCGGCGGCTCTAAGTTCGATCGCCGCGCGCTGTTGATCGCCGGGGGCGCCGCTGCGATCGGCACCGGCGCTTATCCGGCCATTCGCCGCATCGTCAAAGGAAGGTCGCCGGTATTCATCGCCAAAAATCAGAAGTACGACGGTCCACTTGCTAAGACCATTTCCGATGGGCTGCTGGCCTCCGGTATCGATCCGGATCGATACCGCGGCAAGCGTGTGCTGCTCAAGCCGAACCTCGTCGAGCCGATGCGTGGCAGTCCGCAAATGACGACGCATCCGGCGATGGTCGTCGCTTGCTTCGAGGTTTTCAAAAACGCCGGCGCCATCGTCGCCGTGGGAGAAGCTCCCGGTCACATGCGCGATACGGAAGCGGCGCTCGTCGAGTCGCGATTGGCGGAAGCTTTGCTCGATGCCAAGCTCGACTTCGCCGACTTGAATTATCAGGAAAGCCGCTTTACGGCGAATGGTTGCGGCCTGTCGAAGCTGCCGGGCTTCTACTTTCCTCAAGCGGTTGCCGAAGCCGATCTCATCGTTTCGATGCCGAAGCTGAAGACCCATCATTGGGTCGGCATCACGGTCTCGATGAAGAATCTTTACGGCACGCTTCCCGGAAACAAGTACGGCTGGCCGAAGAACGTGTTGCATCACAACGGCATCCCGCAAACCGTCGTCGATATCAACGCTTCGCTCCCGCCGACGATCGCCGTAGTGGATGGTATCGAATGCATGGAGGGAGACGGACCGATTCTCGGCACGTCGAAACAGATGGGGCTCGTCGTGGTCGGTGCCGATCGTTTGGCGGTCGACTCGACTTGTGCCCGGATCATCGGGCTCGATCCCGCGCGCGTCACTTACATGCAACTCGGCTATCAAGCCGGCCTCGGCCAGATGGACGACTACCTCATCACGCAGCGCGGCGAGAACTGGCGCCCCCTCTACGCGCCTTTCAGAATTCTCGATCGTCCGCATCTCCGCCAACTACAAACGCCGGAAGCGGGCATCCTCACATCCTGA